CTATTTAAAACTTGGGATTTACACTTACCAATCATTAAGCCCGGCATACGttgacaaaatttaaatttccaaACAAGTTTCTTAATGAAGTTTGGAAATGGTCCAAATATAATTGCTTTCAATTAAACTTGTAGTCTTGTATTCAAAATCTGGTCAATATATTCAATAAAACTTGTATGAAAAGAATAGAAGGAAACTTCTGTCGTTTATGGAAAGATTAGCTGTCACGAGTTGTTAGGGTTTGTACTTAAGATTTAAGTTCTATTTGTTAAAGCAAcaatgttttataaaaaataagtcatttttcaaaaattaatttttataaaattatctgattttcttatatttagtaacaatctttttctcatttttcaagaattaatttttataaaattatctcattttctgaTGTTACTAAAtactaaaaaacacaaactatCTTTATACAAAGTTTTCCATCGAAACAAACAGAATAAAGCAAATGGGTCCTCGCCCAAATCAAATACCAAACTGACTCAACAAAAATTGCGGGTAGAAACATTTATTAACTCAAATATTGATTcgtgcaaataaaaaaaacaaatgaaacccTCCAAAGGTGTAAAAACtcggaagaagaaaaaaaaaaatcaaaactagaATCAAGCAGGTCGAGTCATGCAGGTGAGATTCAAGACTGACCTGAGCCCGAAACAGGCCCATGCATGGGACCCGAACGCCCCCCTGACCAGTCCAAAGCCCTTTGGACCGGGTTGGATGGGCAGGTCAGGTTATGCGGATTCCTGCTCAGCCCTATCAcaatacaaaaccaaaatattcCGGATTTTACAGGAGTAGGGTGAGATATTTCTCATCCAAGAAATAAAGCAATTAGAAAGAGTAAAGAGACAAGTAGAAAGAAAAACTCAATGccatttataaataaactacATACAGAGATTATAACAAGTAGAGGTCATTACAATTAATCGCATCACCACCTGGATGTGAATGCCCATTAGGGTTCTACACCTTTGACGCCATATCAAAACATCTGCTATTAGTCGGAAGAGGGAGACCAGGAAAGGAGATATATTAGCATATCATGTGGTTTCACCAAccaccacccccacccccacccccgcCCCCGCTACCTCCTGACCATCCATTCCCAGCTTGGGACTGAGAAGAACTTCTCTTAGGTGCAGTTCCCCAACCAGAACCCCCATTATCAGTACCAGCGTCATTTGTACCTGCATCCCCCCACCCAGCATTTTCATTGCCACTAGCTCCACCACCCCAACTATtaccaccgccaccgccactgccactgccactgccactgccactgccaccCCAACCACCTGGGAAAGCCTCCCTGCCTGGTGAGTTTTGAACTTTAGCACCAGGAAAACTGCCCCAACCATCTTCTCCATCCTTGGTAGTTGAATCCCATTTGGGGGCATCATAGCCAGAATCTTGCCTCTCATTGCCGGAACTATTTCCTCTGCTGCTGTTATACGAACCTCGACCACGTCCACGCCCACCATATGGCCTAGGCAATCCACTTGGATGTCCATCTCGGCCACCTCCATTTCTATAATCATTTCGGCCTGTCAAATGAAACATGGAAGTCATGAATTATATAGGAACATGAGTTGTAGGCCTAAAATCTTTCTCAGAAAGTAAGACATGGAAAGGTCATCAAGGTGATTTTCCCATTGCAATGATTGAAACTATTGCTTTAATTCCAGCTCAAAAAAAACCATGCAAAAGATTTGTTTTGAAAGAGAATCAAAATTTATCGATAACCTTGTGAATAAAATGAGTACATTTGGAAGACaattattagtaaaaaatttataactattttCTAAGGACTTGAGATCAGATTTTACTGTGGGAATTATGATCAAGCCTATAAGAGGCTTTTTCCTAGTCAACTTGTTttgaaaaagaatcaaaatttattgatacgattatgaataaaatatgtttGGAAGACAAAGATtactaaaaaattcaaaactatttTCCAAGGACTTAAGATCAGATTTTATTAAGTGATCATTATTATGGTCAAGCCTGTAAGAGGTTTTGTCCTAGTCCATTTTCCTACCAAACAAGGACGAgagaaaaatacttaaaaaataaacgTTCATGCAAAGATGAATGTTTATCACCTTGCCATATATTattgtaaaagaatgaaaaaagaagagcaGCTCAAATCCAAAGAAAACAATAGGACTTTAAGATCGAAGTGTAGGTCATGATATTTGCTAAACATTTGGCAGGTTTATCTTAGTAGAGCCAGATATGTCCAAAAATACAGTTCAGGAAGTTCAATACTTTACTATTTAGTTGCATACGTCAAAGACAAAATGaagaatgaaatttaattttaaaaaacaaaatcaagagGTTAACAGTATTACAAAAAATCATTGGGATAAAACACATACAAGTTGCAAACTGAAAtcacaaaataaacaaacttaTATAAAAGGTTTGCATACACTAGCATTgtaaacagaaacaaaaaaagaaaacaaaaagaggaaTGGACCATAACAGAACACGGTAATGCAAGTGTTGATGCATAAAATATACAATTATAGGCAATTGATATTTCTGTGGAGTATACCTGTTCTTGAACCAGGTGTAGAAGATCGATCCCTGTCATAAGATTGACCCCTCCAATTATCCTCATCGGTTGAACCACCCCAGCCACTACCCCCAGATGCCCCTGAAGAGCCCCCAGTTGCAGGGCTTCGCATTGGCACCCTAGCAGCAATCGATCTGAGAGATTGTGCTGACTGAGGATCATCAATATGTCTCTGGAAGTATGCTACAAGCCGATCAATGTCCTCAAACATCCTTTTCCGGAATTTAAATCCCTTTGGATATAGACCAATATACTCATGGTGTGGATTTGTACTCCTTACATAGGTCAGGATGAAGGTGCCTGGATGCTCATGTGAGATGCCAAAACAATAAACTATCCTTGTAGGATTTTCTGATTTCTCAATCCTTAGGAGTTCATCAACTTCTGCTTTTGTGCCCTTCCTGAACTTTCGATAACTTAGCATTCCTTTCAAGTGAGACACCAAGGGATCAACATATCTATCCATCAcctacagttttttttttgggataagtaaCAAGCAACTTCTGGAAGGTAAAAAACAACATTTACACACGATGTAAACAGCAAAATTGATTTTCACTATGTTTATGCCAAGATTAAATCCAAAAGGTGACATCAAGAGGCCCAAAAGCCCATACCCTTACCCCCAATGAGTAACTACaacaatataatattatttttctccaaaatcATATATGCTAATTCAAATGGCCATTTATCTACAAATTTGTACACTAAATCCTTATGCTGCTGTGATGTGAAGAGCAACACTCCACAACGGATGTCTTTCTTACTGGAATTAGACTAATATCTACTCATTTAGCAATGAGAGCTCACAAcctttggaaaaataaaaagggattCCATCTTTCCCTCAATAATTATAACTATATGATATAAGTGCCATTAGTTCTACTCATTCAAGATGGAAGGTATACATATAAGCTGATTTGGTAGGCAATGTCAATCTTATCCAGCTCACTTTGATTGCAAAAGCTCCCAAGTTCAATTCTCAGAAGGCCCCATTAATCAATATCAATATTGTAAAGATTACATATAAAATATCAAGTTCAATTCAGAACTTAGAGCAGTTCACCACTGTCATCAATATGTAACTTCAATAAACAACAACCAATCAGAAAACACCCCTCTAGAGAAAAATACTAACCtcatccaaatcctcaaaagtgtCCTCCCCAATTTTCAATGACTTCCCAATACGAAGTAAACTTGTGATGTCCTTGTGCTCCTTTCCACCTTCAACTATGTCCTTTTGAGCATAAACTCCATCATAAACTTTGAGAGTTAGAGTTAGATGAGAAGGTCCATGGCGACTGGGACTTATGATACTTTCGCCAGGATCCTTGTCAGACAAGAACTgtaagatccaatcaacataaaaatgtattaaaatcTTGCCAACATATTAAAGAAACTATAATACAAAACATAATAACAATTagtgaaaaacaaagaaaaccctATCTTGGTGCCTTCCAGAAATGATATGCTATGGCTTAAATACTATAATTCAAGTAGAACAATTTAGAAGAATCTCAATTTATTTAAATCTGAAAAGCaaggaaaattttaaatctaattaatcATTTACGAAAATATATCTAttgagaggggggggggggggggggaagagggGGTGAGATACAATTTTGTCCCTGAATTTTGGTCTATATTTGACAGCAATGGATGGAAAGGGATCGAGGCCAAGGTTGCAGGTTCAAGGCATCAAGCCCTACTAGGTGTATGCATGCATAACTTACTAATTAGAAAAATGTAGAAACATATTATATGCCGAAATTACAAATATATCCTAAAACTTATAAAGGCAGAACACTCCAACTAGATTCCGTTTAAAAGTATAAATGATCCTTCTAACAGACAAGCTTCATAAATCCAATAAACATTAAGCACAAATTATTAATATGCATGCTATTAAATGTTTTAGTTGACAACATACCTCCTTTGCTTCATCTAAGGTAATATTCTGAAAGCGGGGATGAACAATCATCCTTGGCTTAAAATGCTTCTTTGCAAGCTCCTTTTCTTTGCGAGCTTTGTCTTGCTCACTTTGAAGCCTGCTTCGGTCTTCAAGATAGTATGGATCGGCATTTCTGACATACTGAAGTCGGTTACTTCGCATCTCACTCTCTTTAGAAACTAGGAAGACCTGATACCTATTCTTTTGAATTGACTTAATCTTGCAAGTGAGAATGTCACCTTCATGTAGCCTGTCAGACAACTCAGCCTCCCTCCAGTCATCTGAATAGTCTTCCTTCATGAGCATCCCAGTCAAACCAGATTCAAGAACACAAATTGCTTTTTGACCTTGCACCCTACGGACAGTGGCTTGCACAATTCTTCCCTCAGCAAGGGTATCCTCAGTTTCACCTGAAATCATATAGAATTCATCATCTTGACTAGGCTCTTCATATTGCTTACGCCAATCCTGAAAACCCTGCATAAGTTCCCTTTTTATGTCATAAAAAGTTTCCCTCTTATTCGCACGGTTCTTGCCATTAGCATATTCATCAACATCAAGGCTTCTCAAAATACTAGGTCGATCTCTAACATGCTCTATTGCCATCTCCAgcgcatcatcatcatcatttgtGTCACCTCTTATGTCCTCGTCATAAACATCTTTGGCCAACTCTTGTGCGAGATTATAAGATTCTGGATGTATTCTTGTATCATCTAGCAAATCAATGAACTGGCTGCTGCTAGCAGCCAATCCACTCCGCCGGACACGCAAGAAACCAACCGAATTGACAAACACCTTTTTACCAAGTCCATGCACCGTGACAAAGTCCTTTCGAGTAAATATGGCCCCAGCTCTTACCAAGGACCTCTGCAGAGATGCTGCCTTCCTAGGACCAAGCCCAGAAATGAACTGTAGAGGAGCAAACAACCATTCATGACTGATAGCCAAATTAATGTCAACACCCACTTGGTTTGTTACGTCTACCAAAACCTGTTCAATCATTCCATATTTCTCATCTGGGTTTAAAAAGTTCTCTAGCGAACTAAGTTTCCAAGATAAAATCTCCCTTCCTGGTCCACATAGCGTCGCAATCATTGCCAAAGGATTTTGCAAATATCGCCCGAGAGCAACAGCCCGTTTAACAATGCCTGACAATACAAGagaacaaaattaataaaagaagtctagaatgcattaaaaataagaaaggtAATGAAGTATGTACCTGATTGCCCAGGTAGCTGGTCAGATGAAATCCGAGAGTTCTCATAAAGGCGAGGTAGAGACTCATCCCCATATACAATGCTTAACCCATCCATCTCATGCCCAACATCTCTGGGATTTTCCTCCACCATCTTGAAAATAATCTGATAAACACATGGTAAACTAAAATAAGACCACCTCCAACAAATGAGAAATTAAGAACATGAACTGCAGAACTGTTCAACACACAGATTCTTAAACTATCATGTAGTAATTTATCATTAATTCGtcacaaaaatatttaagagaTTTATAAACTGCAGCATAACAGATttgcaaaaaataagaaataaaaggaaaaaaaaattgcactgTCTCAAAACCATTCTTGGAGCCTCTTTTTAGGCTTCAATGATTACCTCAATCCACAAACGCATCCCACAAAATCCTCAACATCAAAgcccaaattcaaaatacaaataTGAAATCTAGTACctcaaataaggaaaaaaaaaacctctaaatAATTTTGGCTATAGTCCCCGCAGATAAAGTATCATGTAGTAATGGAACTCAAATCAATGGAAAAATGAACTACCTTTCTATGACATCCCAAAGgagcaaaatataaaaataaagacaaggaaATACAAGCTTAAAATCTTATGTTTACATCCactactaaaaataaaataatgaaatgaaatgaaaggaaacaaaattttttttttttttttttttgaagaaacaaTTTTCTCATATTAAAACAACTACACCAGCCTAATCTTTTATCAGGCATAGAGCCATTTTAAGAGGACAAGTAGCTTACTGATATCATACTGATATCCGATACATTAAATGATTTCAAAGCATCTTTCCGCCCAAAAGAAGTGAATTCCTAGAGTGTTctacacccccccccccccccaaaaaaaaaatgaacaaacaaaAGTTTGCTACATATTCAAGAATAAACATGCAAGTTTTATTATATGTATTACACTGTTAACTGAAGGTTTGACACCTATTACTCATCAATATCGAACAAGTCAAATTATAATAAGCCAGGGTCAACAATCTAATTACGTGTCATGAATTTTCATTTCAAGAACAGTAGCAAACCAAATCAACAGAACCAACAAGTGTCATTCTAAATCCATTCCCTAGTATAACTTGATGCCATTCAATCTATTCAAATCT
This genomic stretch from Castanea sativa cultivar Marrone di Chiusa Pesio chromosome 9, ASM4071231v1 harbors:
- the LOC142611268 gene encoding transcription elongation factor SPT6-like isoform X4, producing MGKNVVSDEEDELEVEDEDEREHVGGHGGGRDEDEEDEEDEEGQDEYEKDGFIVDDVDEEEEQDEEERADSDEERQRKKKRKKKENYTLDEDDYELLEDNNITIPRWKSKKFKRLKKAQGVSEEPSGLSDEEEMFGSGKGGRTAEEKLKRSLFGDDEGAPLEDIAEEEEQAEDEEDGDIGEEDEMADFIVDEEDEHGAPPKGGRRPKKGGTRRAPGVSSSALQEAHEIFGDVDELLQLRKQGLDSTEWRERRLEDEFEPIVLSEKYMTEKDDQIKELDIPERMQISEESTGSPPLDDSIVEETAWIYNQLQSGTVPLFGKRGTGTVKEGGDLSIKKDDIMRFLDLLHVQKLDIPFIAMYRKEECLSLLKDPEQPEDDDENQDKNEKTPTLKWHKVLWAIQDLDRKWLLLQKRKSALQSYYNKRFEEESRRVYDVTRLNLNQQLFDSIMKSLKAAGSEREVDDVDSKFNLHFPSGEVGVDEGQYKRPKRKSLYSVCSKAGLWEVANKFGYSSEQFGLQLSLEKMRNDELEDPKETPEEMASNFTCAMFETPQAVLKGARHMAAVEISCEPCVRKHVRSNFMDHAVVSTCPTPDGNVAIDSFHQFAGVKWLREKPLSAFDDAQWLLIQKAEEERLLQVTVKMPERDLEKLINEFNEYYLSDGVSKSAQLWNEQRKLILQDALFGFLMPSMEKEARSLLTSRAKNWLLMEYGNVLWNKVSVGPYQRKETDINSDEEAAPRVMACCWGPGKPATTFVMLDSSGEVLDVLYTGSLTLRSQNVNDQQRKKNDQERVLKFMTDHQPHVVVLGAVNLSCTRLKEDIYEIIFKMVEENPRDVGHEMDGLSIVYGDESLPRLYENSRISSDQLPGQSGIVKRAVALGRYLQNPLAMIATLCGPGREILSWKLSSLENFLNPDEKYGMIEQVLVDVTNQVGVDINLAISHEWLFAPLQFISGLGPRKAASLQRSLVRAGAIFTRKDFVTVHGLGKKVFVNSVGFLRVRRSGLAASSSQFIDLLDDTRIHPESYNLAQELAKDVYDEDIRGDTNDDDDALEMAIEHVRDRPSILRSLDVDEYANGKNRANKRETFYDIKRELMQGFQDWRKQYEEPSQDDEFYMISGETEDTLAEGRIVQATVRRVQGQKAICVLESGLTGMLMKEDYSDDWREAELSDRLHEGDILTCKIKSIQKNRYQVFLVSKESEMRSNRLQYVRNADPYYLEDRSRLQSEQDKARKEKELAKKHFKPRMIVHPRFQNITLDEAKEFLSDKDPGESIISPSRHGPSHLTLTLKVYDGVYAQKDIVEGGKEHKDITSLLRIGKSLKIGEDTFEDLDEVMDRYVDPLVSHLKGMLSYRKFRKGTKAEVDELLRIEKSENPTRIVYCFGISHEHPGTFILTYVRSTNPHHEYIGLYPKGFKFRKRMFEDIDRLVAYFQRHIDDPQSAQSLRSIAARVPMRSPATGGSSGASGGSGWGGSTDEDNWRGQSYDRDRSSTPGSRTGRNDYRNGGGRDGHPSGLPRPYGGRGRGRGSYNSSRGNSSGNERQDSGYDAPKWDSTTKDGEDGWGSFPGAKVQNSPGREAFPGGWGGSGSGSGSGSGGGGGNSWGGGASGNENAGWGDAGTNDAGTDNGGSGWGTAPKRSSSQSQAGNGWSGGSGGGGGGGGGGW
- the LOC142611268 gene encoding transcription elongation factor SPT6-like isoform X2, with protein sequence MGKNVVSDEEDELEVEDEDEREHVGGHGGGRDEDEEDEEDEEGQDEYEKDGFIVDDVDEEEEQDEEERADSDEERQRKKKRKKKENYTLDEDDYELLEDNNITIPRWKQSKKFKRLKKAQGVSEEPSGLSDEEEMFGSGKGGRTAEEKLKRSLFGDDEGAPLEDIAEEEEQAEDEEDGDIGEEDEMADFIVDEEDEHGAPPKGGRRPKKGGTRRAPGVSSSALQEAHEIFGDVDELLQLRKQGLDSTEWRERRLEDEFEPIVLSEKYMTEKDDQIKELDIPERMQISEESTGSPPLDDSIVEETAWIYNQLQSGTVPLFGKRGTGTVKEGGDLSIKKDDIMRFLDLLHVQKLDIPFIAMYRKEECLSLLKDPEQPEDDDENQDKNEKTPTLKWHKVLWAIQDLDRKWLLLQKRKSALQSYYNKRFEEESRRVYDVTRLNLNQQLFDSIMKSLKAAGSEREVDDVDSKFNLHFPSGEVGVDEGQYKRPKRKSLYSVCSKAGLWEVANKFGYSSEQFGLQLSLEKMRNDELEDPKETPEEMASNFTCAMFETPQAVLKGARHMAAVEISCEPCVRKHVRSNFMDHAVVSTCPTPDGNVAIDSFHQFAGVKWLREKPLSAFDDAQWLLIQKAEEERLLQVTVKMPERDLEKLINEFNEYYLSDGVSKSAQLWNEQRKLILQDALFGFLMPSMEKEARSLLTSRAKNWLLMEYGNVLWNKVSVGPYQRKETDINSDEEAAPRVMACCWGPGKPATTFVMLDSSGEVLDVLYTGSLTLRSQNVNDQQRKKNDQERVLKFMTDHQPHVVVLGAVNLSCTRLKEDIYEIIFKMVEENPRDVGHEMDGLSIVYGDESLPRLYENSRISSDQLPGQSGIVKRAVALGRYLQNPLAMIATLCGPGREILSWKLSSLENFLNPDEKYGMIEQVLVDVTNQVGVDINLAISHEWLFAPLQFISGLGPRKAASLQRSLVRAGAIFTRKDFVTVHGLGKKVFVNSVGFLRVRRSGLAASSSQFIDLLDDTRIHPESYNLAQELAKDVYDEDIRGDTNDDDDALEMAIEHVRDRPSILRSLDVDEYANGKNRANKRETFYDIKRELMQGFQDWRKQYEEPSQDDEFYMISGETEDTLAEGRIVQATVRRVQGQKAICVLESGLTGMLMKEDYSDDWREAELSDRLHEGDILTCKIKSIQKNRYQVFLVSKESEMRSNRLQYVRNADPYYLEDRSRLQSEQDKARKEKELAKKHFKPRMIVHPRFQNITLDEAKEFLSDKDPGESIISPSRHGPSHLTLTLKVYDGVYAQKDIVEGGKEHKDITSLLRIGKSLKIGEDTFEDLDEVMDRYVDPLVSHLKGMLSYRKFRKGTKAEVDELLRIEKSENPTRIVYCFGISHEHPGTFILTYVRSTNPHHEYIGLYPKGFKFRKRMFEDIDRLVAYFQRHIDDPQSAQSLRSIAARVPMRSPATGGSSGASGGSGWGGSTDEDNWRGQSYDRDRSSTPGSRTGRNDYRNGGGRDGHPSGLPRPYGGRGRGRGSYNSSRGNSSGNERQDSGYDAPKWDSTTKDGEDGWGSFPGAKVQNSPGREAFPGGWGGSGSGSGSGSGGGGGNSWGGGASGNENAGWGDAGTNDAGTDNGGSGWGTAPKRSSSQSQAGNGWSGGSGGGGGGGGGGW
- the LOC142611268 gene encoding transcription elongation factor SPT6-like isoform X3; this encodes MGKNVVSDEEDELEVEDEDEREHVGGHGGGRDEDEEDEEDEEGQDEYEKDGFIVDDVDEEEEQDEEERADSDEERQRKKKRKKKENYTLDEDDYELLEDNNITIPRWKSKKFKRLKKAQGVSEEPSGLSDEEEMFGSGKGGRTAEEKLKRSLFGDDEVGAPLEDIAEEEEQAEDEEDGDIGEEDEMADFIVDEEDEHGAPPKGGRRPKKGGTRRAPGVSSSALQEAHEIFGDVDELLQLRKQGLDSTEWRERRLEDEFEPIVLSEKYMTEKDDQIKELDIPERMQISEESTGSPPLDDSIVEETAWIYNQLQSGTVPLFGKRGTGTVKEGGDLSIKKDDIMRFLDLLHVQKLDIPFIAMYRKEECLSLLKDPEQPEDDDENQDKNEKTPTLKWHKVLWAIQDLDRKWLLLQKRKSALQSYYNKRFEEESRRVYDVTRLNLNQQLFDSIMKSLKAAGSEREVDDVDSKFNLHFPSGEVGVDEGQYKRPKRKSLYSVCSKAGLWEVANKFGYSSEQFGLQLSLEKMRNDELEDPKETPEEMASNFTCAMFETPQAVLKGARHMAAVEISCEPCVRKHVRSNFMDHAVVSTCPTPDGNVAIDSFHQFAGVKWLREKPLSAFDDAQWLLIQKAEEERLLQVTVKMPERDLEKLINEFNEYYLSDGVSKSAQLWNEQRKLILQDALFGFLMPSMEKEARSLLTSRAKNWLLMEYGNVLWNKVSVGPYQRKETDINSDEEAAPRVMACCWGPGKPATTFVMLDSSGEVLDVLYTGSLTLRSQNVNDQQRKKNDQERVLKFMTDHQPHVVVLGAVNLSCTRLKEDIYEIIFKMVEENPRDVGHEMDGLSIVYGDESLPRLYENSRISSDQLPGQSGIVKRAVALGRYLQNPLAMIATLCGPGREILSWKLSSLENFLNPDEKYGMIEQVLVDVTNQVGVDINLAISHEWLFAPLQFISGLGPRKAASLQRSLVRAGAIFTRKDFVTVHGLGKKVFVNSVGFLRVRRSGLAASSSQFIDLLDDTRIHPESYNLAQELAKDVYDEDIRGDTNDDDDALEMAIEHVRDRPSILRSLDVDEYANGKNRANKRETFYDIKRELMQGFQDWRKQYEEPSQDDEFYMISGETEDTLAEGRIVQATVRRVQGQKAICVLESGLTGMLMKEDYSDDWREAELSDRLHEGDILTCKIKSIQKNRYQVFLVSKESEMRSNRLQYVRNADPYYLEDRSRLQSEQDKARKEKELAKKHFKPRMIVHPRFQNITLDEAKEFLSDKDPGESIISPSRHGPSHLTLTLKVYDGVYAQKDIVEGGKEHKDITSLLRIGKSLKIGEDTFEDLDEVMDRYVDPLVSHLKGMLSYRKFRKGTKAEVDELLRIEKSENPTRIVYCFGISHEHPGTFILTYVRSTNPHHEYIGLYPKGFKFRKRMFEDIDRLVAYFQRHIDDPQSAQSLRSIAARVPMRSPATGGSSGASGGSGWGGSTDEDNWRGQSYDRDRSSTPGSRTGRNDYRNGGGRDGHPSGLPRPYGGRGRGRGSYNSSRGNSSGNERQDSGYDAPKWDSTTKDGEDGWGSFPGAKVQNSPGREAFPGGWGGSGSGSGSGSGGGGGNSWGGGASGNENAGWGDAGTNDAGTDNGGSGWGTAPKRSSSQSQAGNGWSGGSGGGGGGGGGGW
- the LOC142611268 gene encoding transcription elongation factor SPT6-like isoform X1; the encoded protein is MGKNVVSDEEDELEVEDEDEREHVGGHGGGRDEDEEDEEDEEGQDEYEKDGFIVDDVDEEEEQDEEERADSDEERQRKKKRKKKENYTLDEDDYELLEDNNITIPRWKQSKKFKRLKKAQGVSEEPSGLSDEEEMFGSGKGGRTAEEKLKRSLFGDDEVGAPLEDIAEEEEQAEDEEDGDIGEEDEMADFIVDEEDEHGAPPKGGRRPKKGGTRRAPGVSSSALQEAHEIFGDVDELLQLRKQGLDSTEWRERRLEDEFEPIVLSEKYMTEKDDQIKELDIPERMQISEESTGSPPLDDSIVEETAWIYNQLQSGTVPLFGKRGTGTVKEGGDLSIKKDDIMRFLDLLHVQKLDIPFIAMYRKEECLSLLKDPEQPEDDDENQDKNEKTPTLKWHKVLWAIQDLDRKWLLLQKRKSALQSYYNKRFEEESRRVYDVTRLNLNQQLFDSIMKSLKAAGSEREVDDVDSKFNLHFPSGEVGVDEGQYKRPKRKSLYSVCSKAGLWEVANKFGYSSEQFGLQLSLEKMRNDELEDPKETPEEMASNFTCAMFETPQAVLKGARHMAAVEISCEPCVRKHVRSNFMDHAVVSTCPTPDGNVAIDSFHQFAGVKWLREKPLSAFDDAQWLLIQKAEEERLLQVTVKMPERDLEKLINEFNEYYLSDGVSKSAQLWNEQRKLILQDALFGFLMPSMEKEARSLLTSRAKNWLLMEYGNVLWNKVSVGPYQRKETDINSDEEAAPRVMACCWGPGKPATTFVMLDSSGEVLDVLYTGSLTLRSQNVNDQQRKKNDQERVLKFMTDHQPHVVVLGAVNLSCTRLKEDIYEIIFKMVEENPRDVGHEMDGLSIVYGDESLPRLYENSRISSDQLPGQSGIVKRAVALGRYLQNPLAMIATLCGPGREILSWKLSSLENFLNPDEKYGMIEQVLVDVTNQVGVDINLAISHEWLFAPLQFISGLGPRKAASLQRSLVRAGAIFTRKDFVTVHGLGKKVFVNSVGFLRVRRSGLAASSSQFIDLLDDTRIHPESYNLAQELAKDVYDEDIRGDTNDDDDALEMAIEHVRDRPSILRSLDVDEYANGKNRANKRETFYDIKRELMQGFQDWRKQYEEPSQDDEFYMISGETEDTLAEGRIVQATVRRVQGQKAICVLESGLTGMLMKEDYSDDWREAELSDRLHEGDILTCKIKSIQKNRYQVFLVSKESEMRSNRLQYVRNADPYYLEDRSRLQSEQDKARKEKELAKKHFKPRMIVHPRFQNITLDEAKEFLSDKDPGESIISPSRHGPSHLTLTLKVYDGVYAQKDIVEGGKEHKDITSLLRIGKSLKIGEDTFEDLDEVMDRYVDPLVSHLKGMLSYRKFRKGTKAEVDELLRIEKSENPTRIVYCFGISHEHPGTFILTYVRSTNPHHEYIGLYPKGFKFRKRMFEDIDRLVAYFQRHIDDPQSAQSLRSIAARVPMRSPATGGSSGASGGSGWGGSTDEDNWRGQSYDRDRSSTPGSRTGRNDYRNGGGRDGHPSGLPRPYGGRGRGRGSYNSSRGNSSGNERQDSGYDAPKWDSTTKDGEDGWGSFPGAKVQNSPGREAFPGGWGGSGSGSGSGSGGGGGNSWGGGASGNENAGWGDAGTNDAGTDNGGSGWGTAPKRSSSQSQAGNGWSGGSGGGGGGGGGGW